CCTGTTGAAGATGAttgctaaattaatatagaattaatatttttacgttcGTTCACATACTTCTCACATTCATTCACAACGTTTGTTCACATACTTTTTACGTTCGTTCACATACTTCTTACGTTCATTCACGTACTTCCCACGTTCGTTTACGTACTTCTtatgttcgtttcacgttcgttcacgtactttCCACGTTCGTTTACGTATTTCTTACGTTTGTTCACGTACTTTCCATGTTCGTTTACGTACTTCTtatgttcgtttcacgttcgttcacgtacttctcaagttcgtttcacgttcgttcacatacttctcaagttcgtttcacgttcgttcacacatcttttacgtttgttttaaacatctttacgtatatgtataaccgtttttatgtataaccgttttatgtacatatgtataaccATTTTACGTATGTTTAACAtctctcttatattttttgctttattcaGAACGAAACATGTCGCGATATGGGACTATTTATAGGCACGTAACATCGCGCATTGCTCAGTATCAAACATGTATCTCATACTGTCACACCCCTCTGATATACTCGAATTGAACGCCGAGCAGTTACAATTCGTGCCGAAACCTATTTTGCTACGCGTGTGTGGCAACTACATCGAACACGTATGGGACAGGCTTCCGGAACATATAAGGGCTGATCCAGAGATTCGAAGTTATCGTCGTTGCTACGAGCATTACAATCAACCGTGGCATTGGACGCACATCGACGGACCCGCACCGTTGATCAAAAATTGTGTCAAATGCCAGCTGTCGCAACGGTAAAACGCGGCTGTGGTCAACTGCTAAATCGCGCGATAAACGCTCTTCCTTTCGAATTACATATTCCCGGTTACCAGTTTTGCGGTCCGGGTATTCGGCTGAAAAAGCAATTGGCCAGAGGTGACCAAGGTATAAATCCGCTCGACGCGGCGTGTcgcgaacacgacattgcgtACTCCCAGAGCAACGAGCTCACCGACAGACACGCGGCGGACAAGATACTCGCGGACAAAGCGCTAAAACGAGTAATCGCAAAAGATTCACCTGTCGGGGAAAGAGCAGCAGCTGCTGCTGTCTGGGCAGCCATGAAAGCCAAGACGAAGATCGGTATGGGTATGAAGAATTCAACGAAAAAATCGACGAAAAAGAAACGTATACTTCAGGCTGCAAAACGAGGCGGTGCATTACCGATTTTACCAATATTGGGTGCACTCGGATCCTTGATTGGTGGAGCGGCTGGTGTGGCAAAGGCGGTGAACGACAACAAAGCCGCGCGACGTCAGCTCGAGGAGTTACAGCGTCACAATCGCGCGATGGAAGGTCACGGCTTATATCTCGCCCCGTACAAACGCGGGCGAGGACTATATCTCGCCCCGTACAAACATGGAAAAGGtgtacagaagaaaaaaaaacgccgAAAAAACATTAACACTACCCACAGGTGTGATGACGAACGTACAATTGACGCAACTGGCAAAACGCGCGCGTATTCCATATTTCAGAGGTGTTTTTATGCGTAACGCGTTACCGACGAGTGGTGCGCGTTTAAACGAGAGTGGTATCGTAAATTTGGACGATACGACGGGCCCCGGCACTCACTGGGTGGCGTACGCAAAGAGGGGTAACCACGTCGCGTATTTCGATAGTTTCGGCAATCTTCGACCACCTAGAGAACTAGTACGATACTTTGGGGACCGGGTGACAACGATTGAGTATAATCGAACGTCCTATCAAACGTACGAGAGCATTTGTGGACAACTCTGCCTGCAGTTTCTTCAACgcgtgtaaatttaaaaaactgaacTAGTACCGCAAAGACTCAGTATTTCACCACCATCATGTCGCTGACGTTTACCCTGAGCGGCAAGAGCAGTGTTCTCGCGGCACACTATTCTCCGGCTATAGATTTGAGCGACGATGATTATGAGCTCGGTCTAACGATTTTTGAAACCTATAACACGATACCGAACGTGAATTCCTCAAACAATACGTTTTACTTTGACAAGGATAACACGGAGATTACGATTCCCGAGGGATCGTACGAACTGCGAGCTATAAACGAATTTTTGAAACGCACAATTTCACGAAAACGTCCGCAACACAACGGAACTCATTCCGGTGACGTTACGCGTGGGGGCAacgatgatgataatgatgggGAGTATCCGATAACGCTTCGCGCCAACTACAATACAATGAGATGTGAGATCAAATGCGCCTACAGTATACATTTGGGTAAACCCAACAACATAGGATCGCTGCTAGGATTCTCACCGAAGCGTGGTGTACTGCTACCGCGAAAATGGCACGAATCGGACGTGTCGATCAACATAATGAACGTGAACATTATTCGCGTGGAATGCAACGTGACCGCGGGCGCGTACAGCAACAATAAGAGTGTACACACGATACATGAGTTTTCACCGAGCGTGCCaccaggatataagatatcAGAAAGGCCcacacaaattatttatctgcCAATCATCGTGCGGTGCATTACGGATCTGACAATACACGCCGTCGATCAGAACGGACGATTGCTTGATTTTCGAGGAGAAGAAATCACCGTCAGACTGCACGTGCGACGACGGTTGCAACAATAACGCgaacgtgagatgctcgtgCTAAACACATCGCAGCGCGCGAAAGATAACGTTATCTCCACACCAGTGCCAACATTCCAACAGTCACCCGATACTCTTGCGACgacgtttaataatattcaatcatCCTGTTGTCCCGAGAAAAAAAAGCTCAACGCGTCGaacgttaaatttttacaatctctGGGATTCGCGGTGCAAAACGTCTGATAACGATGACTGACATTCTAAACATCGGAGACGAGCCGATCTTCGATGATCGGATCGTCAAGATCGAGACTCATACGTACAATCCGTTTGCCAACACAACGTTCGGGCACAGCGACGAGATTCGAATACACCAACCCATACACCAACAGGATCTGTACACATTGCCGTTCGAAAGTTTTCTATACATCGAGGGAAAAGTGACAATAAAGAAACCAGCCAAGGGATTTTCGGTGGTACTGGGAAATAATTGTGTCGCGTTCATGTTCGATGAGATTCGATACGAACTCGACGGTGTAgaaattgatcgcaacagaaatgttggaataaccagcacACTGAAAAACTGTGCAACGGTGTCGTCAGACAAAAACGTGATTCTGAGAAACGCCGGATGGATTTCGGGTTGGGACGTGAAtggatactttaattattgcgTACCATTCAACATGTTGTTGGGGTTTTGCGAGGATTACAGACGCGTGGTGATCAACGCTCGTCacgagttaattttaatacgcgcgcgtaacgATAACAACAGTCTGATGGGAAGTTCAGAGTTGGAACCCACGATTGATATATTCAAGATACAATGGCGCATGCCTCACGTACTGCTGAACGAGATACATAAGTTGTCGATGCTGCGTACTCTGGAGAGCGGACGGTACCTGAGCATGGCTTTTCGTTCGTGGGATCTGTACGAGTTTCCACTATTGCAGCAAACAACTAAGCATTCGTGGGCCATCAAGACCGCTACTCAGCTCGAGAAGCCACGATATGTTATCTTTGCTCTGCAGACGGGTCGAAAGAACATTGTGTCCGAGGATCCAAGCCGATTCGATCATTGCAAATTGACAAACGTGAAACTGTATCTGAACTCGGAATGTTATCCATACGACGATATGAACttggatttcgataaaaataaatgggcCATTCTGTACGACATGTACGCGCGTTTCTGCAAGGGTTATTATGGATACGAGTATCTCGAGCCGAACCTCACCACTTCAACTTTTCTACTTAACGGTCCATTCGTAATCATCGATTGCTTTCGACAAAATGAATCGTTCAAGAGCGCAACCGTGGACGTGCGCATAGAATTTGAATGCAAAGAGAATGTGTCGATGAATACCACCGCGTACTGCCTCATCATACACGACCGCGTGGTTCAGTACAATTCGTTGACAAATGTTGTGCGCAAAATCACCTAACAACGTTGTACATTAAAGGAGAGGGAGATAAGACAATATATAACTCTACGACGCATTGAAGTTAATCACAGTCTTCTTGATAACAACAGTCATGTCTGCACCAACGTTCGTAGGCCTGCAAGGTTTCATCGTTGGAGgaaaatttatcgttaagGAATTTGCCTCTTTCAAAGATGGATTTGAACTCACCCACTACTTGTTTACACCCACTTATCCATGGGAATACCTTACCAAGGCAGAAAGATGTCAGGTGGCATGGTTGAAAGTGAATCATCATGGAATATCATGGGAGGATGGATTAATTCCACACAGCATGGCTAGGAGTTTGATTACAAAGGCGGTGATGGGTACAACTGCAACCGATGATGAAATTCTCGTGTACGTCAAGGGATGTGAGAAACGAGAATGATTGCGTGATTTACTTCTGGACGAGGCGAGACAGGAAGCTTACATCGAGAATATCGAGACGCATTACGAAGACATAGAACCTCTAAACAAGTTGGACATTATGTACACTTTACGATGTCAGAATCATGTGAACAACTgtgctttacaaaatgtatttaagctGTTTAATTGGTGgtctaagaataaaaaatatatatcgtatccattttttacattctttcttCCTCACATATTTCCCTTTTTCCCCCCAtctcgtttttatttatacaataattttttaacttaaaactaTATgcaggaaaaaataattcaaacaatatcatttttgtacatttattttgttatataaagcATAACGTACAATATGATTCACAACGTAATTAGCTTACAGTTTACAAGACTGGTTTTCTTTACACATTTTACTTGTCATATAAagcatcatatacaatattatcgaAAGCGTAAGCAATTAACTCACACTCTACAAGAcatgttttatcatatttttcgcgTAATAACTTTGCAGCGTCGCTTTGATTAGTAATATGATTTTGAcgcaaaatagtaataaacttcttatatttatcactCACGCTGTACGTATGTTGATCTAATTGATGACATACATAATCAACACAATCTTCAAGTTCATATAGGAACAGTAAGGTTGACGGCTTCATGTACATGCAATTATCATGCAACAccaactttataatattttcatcacgcatttttacaagttttataaTCAGATCGCAAACTGCAAATCTTGAAGATACTGCACAAATCGTTGTGCAGTCAAAATAAGTTGACCGCACAAATCGTTCAATATCCACCCGTCGATCTATAAACGTTTTCCATGTTGCGTAtggcaaaattatttgattgccCCTGTTGTCACCAAGCAGTATTTCCACATAAGATATAGGTCCCACGCCGATTGCAATATCCAAGTATTTGTATGCCGTGGCGGTCAAGGCGTATCTCCTACCCAAGATGCGTGGAGTATAACGCGGCTGCGATAATGctctgtaaaaagaatatagctcgctatagaaaaatataagatattaatacgaagaaaattttaaaaattataaaaaatacttacggtttatcaCACGCCTCGTTCTGTTggatcggaacgtaatagttcatGCTGTACGTTTCGGGAAGCTTTTGAAGTCTGTCTTCCACCGACTGAGAAGCAAACGAGAAGTTTTGCTGTCCGTCTTGTAACACGCGAGTGATGCGGTACCATTGTCAGAACTCTTCTTATATTGTACACCCctccataaattttttaatcctttgtCTCAACTGGAGCACTCATCACACCCAGTAAAATTACAGCGTTGCCgacgtttataaaattacagcgTTGCCAACGTTTAAATCACGTGATCATCGAGAGCCAATCACGTTATCACGAAACATGTTGCAACATGTTTAATGCAACGTTGTCCCCCCCTCTCTAACACCCAAAACAGGGAGGGGGTAAAAAGtagcattttttatatcaatacccccttataaaaacatatcaaGTTTTCAAAAACATATCAAGTTTTTTCAAAGGCACCGCAAAATAGTTTACGTCTGATATTAGTTTACTTCTGATAAGCGGTTCTTCCCGGAGCCCCGGGTGACGTCATCTCTCCCCGCCGTAACACCCCTCGCGCCCACAAATcccccccgcacacccgcacCCCCCTCGGAGCTCCCGAGTTAGAACCGGTCTTGTATTCCTACTTTATTTCGTTGCATGTTCTTGTGAACTATTTTATTGCACGTTCTTGTGAATCTCTTATTTTGCCCATTATTTGTGAATCTGCTATTTCGCTTTATAGATGCTGaacattattacaaattatctcgttacgtattaaatattttattgacctatgaattgtgaattattatttgcatattattGAGAAATCGTTTTATTATATCCTGCAGCAAATTCAGTATACTAACTTTATTGAGAAGGCGAACAATGatgagaaatttattatttgtgtaggatattttgtaaaattattaattaccttgttaatactaaattttagtgcgaattattaaatatcgttAGAAAACTAatcatttcaataatattaaatattattcaaatttatgatGTTGAgcattttaatgaagttattattatgaaatatgttACCGAAtgtcaattattataaatcgaCATGTTAAACAAGATGTTAAACatctttatgaaattattacttgtttcattaatatattatattaattattatattaaatattttgaaaacctaattgttctaataatattaaatattttcccaaaattattatattaaatattttatagagtCATTActcgttttattaatatcaaatattattgcgaagtataatattaaatattttcgtgCTTTGGTAACTTTGACTTCATCTTGTACTTATTATACtgaattattgtattaattattcttgtGAACCTATCGTTTTCTTGATATCGAATTTatccaaaattattatatcaaatacattgctgaaattattatttgctttatcAATATTTCCCTGTGAATTGGTACTACGTTAAATATTCTGAGAATTTAACTGCTCTAACAGTAACGacaattatcttaaatttgttataattttattgtgttatatcatattgaatattattataaattgttttattaagtAACTTTATGGATTTGTTACTCtgcatattattttgaatttaacataCTGAATACTGCGATGTGGACTTCCACTAAACATGAAACatacatgaaatatttcaaattgtcTCATACAGGTatcaaaaaatacattctaCTTGTATCCCATATAACATCGGatattctatgtatatgcattttttgtccataatgtgaaaaaaatatcttgtctgttaaacgtatatacatctcacatacatgattcgaatatacattatggtatataaagtgtatatctattaatgtatttgatatgtatatacagcgcacaatgttaaatgtatatacatcttacatacatgattcaaatatacattatagtatataaagtgtatatccattaatgtatttgatatgtatgtacagcgcacaatgttaaatgcatatacatctcacatacatgattcgaatatacattatagtatataaagtgcatatccattaatatatttagtatgtatatacagcgcacaatgttaaatgtatgtacatttcatatgcaagatatttttcctttataatATGAACTTGTACGCTCACGCGTAAGGAGTAATTGTCGCAATCACCGCTAGACGGTGCAACTTAGCCCTTTCTCTTCGGAGTCAAGTGATTCTCTTTTGCATATATAAGGAGGTCACTTGCAACTCCGCAATCAGATCTcgaatctcatttttattagctACCGTGCCTCGAATACGGTACCGTACCAACACACAATCCCCACAAATTTGTATCATGTATATTCTATGTAcatcttatgtatatatactatggacatatgtataatattatgcatgtattatgtacattctatgttcatgttatgtatataaaatgaatgataaatggacatacataatgtatatacatgtaatatacgaatcatatacatgtgtatatacttCCGATCTGCAATGGATATTTTCCTTGTAACATTTCATATACAATGGATGTACGGTGTAATACAGAACCATAGTATATACAacatacaaatgtatatacataatatatacattgtatattaaattgttttgtgggatatatttagatacacacattttatttgcatatacaTTTCACGTTCTTTGTATGTATTGCATCAAGTATATACatggaatatatatacaatgtacATACTATCTAATGTGTGTACAAATGTACAGGGTGTTGCACTTGACTACAGTGCAGTCTAACGGGTTGCATATCCGTGCAGGTTGCTATTCCGTCGATAAAAACGCGTGCCGATTTTATCAATGAGTGCGTGCGCGGAGAGAGCGGACTAAGTAGGCATGCTGTATACGACCCGCAGCCTGCGCTTCGTCAACGCGCTTGTGCTAAATCCCTTTTTTAATGTAGTAATGACGAGTTGAGAGAATAGCGCTTAAAAGTGTTTTGAATCTAGCACAGttcgaaagaaaataatactgCATGCAAATAAGATAATCAATTTGAATACTCGCCGCAGCAATATTGAATGATAATGTCAGAAGCGAGAAGTTACATGGATTTTTCTTCTTACTTTGTACGCCTGcagagataattttaattaatttaagataaataataatttaagataatattaattaattaattttttcataggtCAAACTGCACGTTCAtaagtaataacaaaatagGTAGCATAATAAGTATTAGCAAAATACCAGGATtcaataagttaatatatttttttaactaataagattaaagttaatggcttataaaattaatttagttaagttAATAGTTACATGAACAGAAACTTGGTTAAAGTTATTCAGTTAAGAGTGAATTAActcaagttaaattaaaagttaattttaaaaaacattattaatattacattaaaaagttataattaatataaattagaatatcgatacaatatagattattaaatatatttaatattttatctgtaaATTAAATCCATAAATCTAAGTATTTTCTCTTCGTAGAATTTTATCTTCTTCTTTAGGACGATTCGTAAAAACTTGAAAGCAATAAAAGATTTGTAACTATAATGCACATTGTTTATCTTTCcattgaaataatatgtattatagatataaattgtGAGGACGTGAAAGCCACAGTGAAGATTGTgccaattatttctttaaactttgCTTTGCGTGTCATAGATGCAATCTACATATCCCAGCAACATAAAATAACAGTCATAAgtgttaattgtaatttagcaTTCAACAATCTAACCGTACTATAACATGTCGGATATATAACAGTTATTGTGTGAGCAATCTGTTTTAATATGTCCATGCTCCGCTGTGAAGGAAAAgtagatataattaaagaagacAAGTTTGGCGTTGTTGTAAATAAGCATGTATTtatacgtttatttatttataccaaATATCACAATCAATATGCAACCATAAAtaagttacaataaaaatatataataaataaatttttatgccaataaaagttataaatggCAAgtcaaatgataaaataaaaacgataaaagagtcaaatgataaaataaaaatatataataaataaatttttatgccaataaaagttataaatggCAAgtcaaatgataaaataaagcgataaaaaaatgagtcaaataataagataaaaacgATAGAAGATAAAACAACAGAAGAAGCAATGGTCAATCGCTGATAACAGTTTCgtcaaaaaatatagatattataataaatatataaataaacagttaaaaacgtataaaaattttaaatctataaaaaaacaaactttatatttataataagtgtTCAAAATGTCTTCCATTATTCTCCAAGCAAAGCGCTACTCGTCGCATAAAATTTTCACGTACTTTTAATAATGTGTCAGGTGTTATCATAGCGCTTGCTTGTCGGATACGATTTATGAGGTCTTCTCTATTACGCGGTAAAGTcaaatatactttttctttcaagtatccccacaaaaaaaaatccataGGAGTCATATCCGGAGAACGCGGAGGCCATTCGAACAGAGGACTTTGAATCCCTATCCATCGATTGGGAAACATACGATTTAAACAATTCCGCGCCAAATGAGATGTGTGTGCCGGGTGACCATCCTGTTGATATATAATGCGTGGACGGAGGTCTAGCGGAACGTCCTCTAAATATTCGATCAAATTGTTTTCCAAAAAAGCGGTATAACTTTCTGCATTAATAGCTTCGTCAAAAAAATGTGACCCAATCACATAATTATCGATAATGCCCATCCACACGTTAATGCTAAATCGTCCCTGCACATGTACCTCTTTGCGGCAGTGCATATTTTCTTCGGCGTAATGATGTTCGTTATGCCGATTAACTCTTCCATCGTTGTGGAAGGTGCATTCATCCGtccaaaaaatttgttttagaaaTTCGTC
This DNA window, taken from Monomorium pharaonis isolate MP-MQ-018 chromosome 6, ASM1337386v2, whole genome shotgun sequence, encodes the following:
- the LOC118646376 gene encoding uncharacterized protein LOC118646376, coding for MTDILNIGDEPIFDDRIVKIETHTYNPFANTTFGHSDEIRIHQPIHQQDLYTLPFESFLYIEGKVTIKKPAKGFSVVLGNNCVAFMFDEIRYELDGVEIDRNRNVGITSTLKNCATVSSDKNVILRNAGWISGWDVNGYFNYCVPFNMLLGFCEDYRRVVINARHELILIRARNDNNSLMGSSELEPTIDIFKIQWRMPHVLLNEIHKLSMLRTLESGRYLSMAFRSWDLYEFPLLQQTTKHSWAIKTATQLEKPRYVIFALQTGRKNIVSEDPSRFDHCKLTNVKLYLNSECYPYDDMNLDFDKNKWAILYDMYARFCKGYYGYEYLEPNLTTSTFLLNGPFVIIDCFRQNESFKSATVDVRIEFECKENVSMNTTAYCLIIHDRVVQYNSLTNVVRKIT